In Halovivax gelatinilyticus, the following are encoded in one genomic region:
- a CDS encoding class I SAM-dependent methyltransferase translates to MGFHTFPTERAEALRDPSRYRFCSREELLESLPTGPETIVADLGSGTGFYTDDVAPFVGTLYAVDVQDEMHEFYREHGVPDGVELVTAEVASLPFDDGELDGAFSTMTHHEYASDDSFEELARVIGPGGRLVTVDWSRDGDGESGPSLDERFSLDDATDQLEAAGFTAESTRQRPETFHLVARR, encoded by the coding sequence ATGGGGTTTCACACCTTTCCGACAGAGCGCGCAGAAGCGTTGCGCGACCCGTCGCGGTACCGGTTCTGTTCGCGCGAGGAACTGCTCGAATCGCTACCTACGGGGCCGGAGACGATCGTCGCCGATCTCGGATCCGGAACGGGATTTTACACCGACGACGTGGCGCCGTTCGTCGGCACGCTCTACGCCGTCGACGTTCAAGACGAGATGCACGAGTTCTACCGAGAACACGGGGTGCCCGACGGCGTCGAACTCGTGACGGCGGAAGTCGCATCGCTTCCGTTCGACGACGGCGAGCTAGACGGCGCGTTCTCGACCATGACTCACCACGAGTACGCGAGCGACGATTCGTTCGAGGAACTCGCCCGGGTGATCGGACCCGGCGGCAGACTCGTGACGGTCGACTGGAGTCGCGACGGCGACGGCGAGAGCGGTCCGTCGCTCGACGAACGGTTCTCGCTCGACGACGCGACCGACCAGCTGGAAGCGGCCGGGTTCACCGCCGAGTCGACACGCCAGCGTCCGGAAACGTTCCACCTCGTCGCTCGTCGGTAG
- a CDS encoding PGF-CTERM sorting domain-containing protein, with protein MTAQSRITTILIACMVVLSMVAVASPAAIADEDDDHTETLETLQNGEDLYLAFGADLGDMSLEEYIEAHASDNPAGASTDAAGPGDAEVIQYQDVGQVNLVEEGEAVSVAIGGGQAIAIQEVDQQNLNDQEGYATAENHPTASHEATFEDVGDVYVVVGNNGDQSFDGWAIADDKGEVTASQTAIASVTQGQEVGQANIVQNATAFALAEDDSDAVAVQFTEQNNLNLQEGHASATNVLAADLDDKKDGHDKHKKKHDGDLNVDQTADATVEQVQEADQVNAFQEGAAVAIAIGENSTATAIQMTDQSNINEQLGTAEAVNVLMDSAGMNVATASIGSATPIVAQDAMAYDEPKEKNDDGEKKDGDVDQYAEASVLQYQSAEQANMLINSSATAVATNASTAQAIQLTYQQNVNAQVASADALNIFFEEDEIPKKHDDKTKDHDDKKNAHGVPEAGHSFETFVITETTALTLGGDELADADRTSFDYDGGSDQLNDVEQWSTAEVEQSQEIVQLNYEASNAIAVAEDGGSASAVQLTVQENENVQVGSAEAISHESGPIGDEEKKDEEKPDPKDDEEKKADSDDSVGSTQVSADEETEADDADDGMPGFGVAVALVALLSAAAFAIRSRP; from the coding sequence ATGACAGCACAGTCACGAATCACGACGATACTGATCGCTTGTATGGTCGTCCTATCGATGGTCGCGGTCGCGTCGCCGGCCGCCATCGCCGACGAGGACGACGATCACACAGAAACACTCGAAACGCTACAGAACGGAGAAGATCTCTACCTTGCGTTCGGTGCCGACCTCGGAGATATGAGTCTCGAGGAGTACATCGAAGCGCACGCGAGTGATAATCCAGCCGGTGCGTCAACTGACGCCGCTGGGCCCGGTGATGCTGAAGTAATTCAGTACCAGGACGTCGGCCAGGTGAACCTCGTCGAGGAGGGTGAAGCCGTGTCGGTCGCCATCGGGGGCGGCCAGGCAATCGCCATCCAGGAAGTGGACCAGCAGAACCTGAACGACCAGGAGGGCTACGCGACGGCCGAGAACCATCCGACCGCGAGTCACGAAGCGACCTTCGAGGACGTCGGTGACGTTTACGTCGTCGTCGGCAACAACGGTGACCAGTCGTTCGACGGCTGGGCCATCGCCGACGACAAGGGCGAGGTGACCGCCAGTCAGACCGCTATTGCCAGCGTCACGCAGGGCCAGGAAGTTGGTCAGGCCAATATCGTCCAGAACGCGACCGCGTTCGCGCTCGCCGAAGACGACAGCGACGCCGTCGCCGTTCAGTTCACCGAGCAGAACAACCTGAACCTCCAGGAAGGACACGCCAGCGCGACTAACGTTCTCGCGGCCGATCTGGACGACAAGAAGGACGGACACGACAAACACAAGAAAAAACACGACGGTGATCTGAACGTCGATCAGACCGCCGATGCGACGGTCGAACAGGTCCAGGAAGCAGATCAGGTAAACGCCTTCCAGGAGGGCGCAGCCGTTGCGATCGCCATCGGTGAGAATTCGACGGCGACGGCGATCCAGATGACCGATCAGTCGAACATCAACGAGCAACTCGGAACCGCGGAGGCGGTCAACGTCCTCATGGACTCGGCCGGCATGAACGTCGCGACGGCGTCGATCGGGAGCGCAACACCGATCGTCGCGCAGGATGCGATGGCGTACGACGAGCCGAAAGAGAAGAACGACGACGGTGAGAAGAAAGACGGTGACGTCGATCAGTACGCCGAAGCGAGCGTTCTCCAGTATCAGAGCGCCGAACAGGCGAACATGCTGATCAACAGCTCCGCGACGGCCGTCGCGACCAACGCTAGCACGGCCCAGGCGATTCAGCTAACCTACCAGCAGAACGTCAATGCGCAGGTCGCGTCCGCCGACGCGCTGAACATCTTCTTCGAGGAAGACGAGATTCCGAAGAAGCACGATGACAAAACGAAAGACCACGACGACAAGAAGAACGCCCACGGAGTACCTGAAGCCGGACACTCCTTCGAGACGTTCGTAATTACCGAAACCACCGCGTTGACGCTCGGCGGCGACGAACTCGCTGACGCCGACCGAACGTCGTTCGATTACGACGGCGGCTCCGATCAGCTCAACGACGTCGAGCAATGGTCGACCGCCGAGGTCGAACAGAGCCAGGAAATCGTCCAGCTGAACTACGAAGCCAGTAACGCGATCGCCGTCGCCGAAGATGGCGGCAGCGCGTCCGCCGTGCAGCTGACCGTCCAGGAGAACGAAAACGTACAGGTCGGATCCGCGGAGGCGATCTCACACGAGAGCGGACCGATCGGTGACGAAGAAAAGAAGGACGAGGAGAAGCCGGATCCGAAGGACGACGAGGAGAAGAAAGCCGATAGCGACGACTCGGTCGGCTCGACGCAGGTCTCCGCCGACGAGGAGACAGAAGCCGATGATGCCGACGACGGCATGCCCGGATTCGGCGTCGCCGTCGCGCTCGTCGCCTTACTCAGCGCTGCCGCCTTCGCGATCAGATCGCGACCGTAG
- a CDS encoding DUF7344 domain-containing protein, with amino-acid sequence MGSKTHDRGDPPVPHGWDGPPMESTRRSSPERRATMDPIESTAVYKDKLFKVLGNRRRRHVLHYLEWVDRPVRLDELAERIAAWENGTSIEGIGSAERKRVYTALQQFHLPKLDDAELIAYDERAGVIERTRIAEDLDVYLDLVPDNDVPWSYYYLGTTLTGLVLAVLSGAGAIPFSFVPPVGWTAVFLLIVLGSAAVHAYRDRRLRVGATEQPPEIDTE; translated from the coding sequence ATGGGATCAAAAACACACGATCGCGGGGATCCGCCGGTTCCACACGGCTGGGACGGACCACCGATGGAATCGACGCGGCGATCGTCCCCGGAACGCCGGGCGACGATGGATCCGATAGAATCGACTGCCGTCTATAAAGACAAGCTGTTCAAAGTCCTCGGAAACCGACGACGACGCCACGTGCTTCACTATCTGGAGTGGGTGGATCGACCCGTCCGACTCGACGAACTCGCAGAGCGCATCGCCGCCTGGGAGAACGGGACGTCGATCGAGGGGATCGGATCCGCGGAGCGAAAGCGGGTCTACACCGCCCTTCAACAGTTTCACCTGCCGAAACTCGACGACGCCGAGTTGATCGCCTACGACGAGCGAGCTGGTGTTATAGAACGGACACGAATCGCGGAGGATCTCGACGTCTACCTGGACCTCGTCCCAGATAACGACGTTCCCTGGAGCTATTACTACCTGGGAACCACGCTTACTGGGCTCGTTCTTGCCGTATTGAGCGGTGCTGGGGCGATACCGTTCTCGTTCGTTCCCCCGGTCGGATGGACGGCTGTCTTCTTGCTGATCGTACTCGGGTCGGCAGCCGTACACGCATACCGCGACCGCCGGCTGCGAGTGGGCGCCACCGAACAACCGCCCGAGATTGACACCGAGTAG
- a CDS encoding deoxyhypusine synthase encodes MDPDASREHVVPGTDEELGGADVRGFDFRGTFDLSTLLDSYATTGFQATHLADAIAIAERMRAQDATIYLTLTSNVISSGLREVVAALVREGHVDVIITTSGSITEDVIKTAKPFKMGRWSADEAALRERGINRLGNIFVPSDRYVWLEEYLYDFFDDFFAEESVRTPTEFAYELGLTLDDEDSVLKQAADNDVPIYCPALTDAEVGNFLYYYRNRVDTEDVGIEIVQDYERLIEEGMLQETTGLIAVGAGVPKHHAIMTNLFRGGADYAIYIQTGMEGDGSLSGAPPNEAVSWGKIKAEDETNYTEIQAEATLVFPLLVAGAFIQP; translated from the coding sequence ATGGATCCAGACGCCTCCCGCGAGCACGTCGTTCCGGGAACCGACGAAGAACTCGGCGGTGCCGACGTCCGCGGTTTCGACTTTCGAGGAACCTTCGACCTGTCGACGCTGCTCGATAGCTACGCGACGACCGGTTTCCAGGCGACGCACCTCGCAGACGCGATTGCGATCGCAGAGCGAATGCGAGCCCAGGACGCCACAATCTACCTCACGCTGACGTCCAACGTGATCTCCTCGGGACTGCGCGAGGTCGTCGCCGCGCTCGTCCGGGAAGGCCACGTCGACGTGATCATCACCACGTCGGGGTCGATCACCGAGGACGTCATCAAGACGGCGAAGCCGTTCAAGATGGGTCGCTGGAGCGCCGACGAAGCCGCGCTGCGCGAACGTGGCATCAACCGACTCGGCAATATCTTCGTTCCATCGGATCGCTACGTCTGGCTCGAGGAGTACCTCTACGACTTCTTCGACGACTTCTTCGCCGAGGAGTCGGTTCGCACGCCCACCGAGTTCGCCTACGAACTCGGCCTGACGCTCGACGACGAGGATTCCGTGTTGAAGCAAGCTGCGGACAACGACGTCCCGATCTACTGTCCGGCGCTCACCGACGCCGAAGTCGGTAACTTCCTCTACTACTACCGGAACCGCGTGGACACAGAGGATGTCGGGATCGAGATTGTGCAAGACTACGAGCGTCTCATCGAGGAGGGAATGCTCCAGGAGACGACCGGCCTCATCGCCGTCGGTGCGGGCGTTCCCAAGCACCACGCCATCATGACGAACCTCTTTCGTGGCGGGGCCGACTACGCCATCTACATTCAGACCGGGATGGAAGGTGACGGCTCGCTCTCGGGTGCCCCGCCGAACGAGGCCGTTTCCTGGGGGAAGATCAAGGCCGAAGACGAGACGAACTACACCGAGATTCAGGCCGAAGCGACGCTCGTGTTTCCGTTACTCGTCGCCGGGGCGTTTATCCAACCGTAG
- a CDS encoding helix-turn-helix domain-containing protein, whose protein sequence is MAHATLSVTLPEHVWIAELSRDNPQATFRVLAGVPGENTGFALVRITADDPESVVESMATHDQITEITPAQLSDGEVTVHFETTAPLLLFSSQESGMPIELPVDIRNGEAEIDVTGSRERLSELADQLNAFGLQYRVEHVRERLHESQLLSERQKEIILAAVEEGYYDTPRCCTLTELADRLDIAKSTCSETLHRAEETIVKRFVEELPPAEEGTRLEAALSET, encoded by the coding sequence ATGGCACACGCGACGCTCTCGGTGACACTCCCGGAGCACGTCTGGATCGCAGAACTCTCCCGGGACAACCCGCAGGCTACCTTCCGGGTTCTGGCCGGTGTTCCCGGCGAGAATACTGGATTCGCCCTGGTCAGAATCACCGCCGACGACCCGGAATCCGTCGTCGAATCGATGGCGACACACGATCAGATAACCGAGATAACGCCCGCTCAACTGAGCGACGGTGAAGTGACGGTCCACTTCGAGACCACCGCACCGTTGCTTCTCTTTTCCTCACAGGAGTCGGGGATGCCGATCGAACTCCCGGTCGATATCCGAAACGGGGAGGCCGAAATCGACGTCACCGGTTCCCGAGAGCGCCTCTCGGAGCTCGCAGATCAACTCAACGCGTTCGGGCTGCAGTACCGAGTCGAACACGTCCGCGAGCGACTCCACGAGAGCCAACTCCTCTCGGAACGACAGAAAGAGATCATTCTGGCGGCCGTCGAGGAGGGCTACTACGACACGCCTCGATGTTGTACGCTCACCGAACTCGCCGACCGACTGGACATCGCGAAGTCGACCTGTAGCGAGACGCTCCACCGGGCCGAGGAGACGATTGTCAAGCGATTTGTCGAGGAGTTACCGCCCGCTGAAGAGGGGACGAGACTCGAGGCCGCGCTGTCTGAAACGTAG
- a CDS encoding DUF2249 domain-containing protein, with protein MVELDVREIPPMNRHPKIHDAFDDLEPGESLTIVNDHEPKPLFYEFQAEVDAFDPDGYDVEQVDDRTFRATFPKVEA; from the coding sequence ATGGTAGAACTCGACGTTCGCGAGATCCCGCCGATGAACCGACACCCGAAGATCCACGACGCCTTCGACGACCTCGAACCCGGCGAGTCGCTCACCATCGTCAACGACCACGAACCGAAACCGCTCTTCTACGAGTTTCAGGCCGAAGTCGATGCGTTCGATCCCGACGGATACGACGTCGAACAGGTCGACGATCGGACGTTCCGGGCGACGTTTCCGAAGGTAGAGGCCTGA
- a CDS encoding DUF2249 domain-containing protein, protein MNSIESIVERSEAPGDRPREELDVRTMGPPNPLAKTLELLPELAENTVLVQRNDRVPQFLLPKLDDRGYAYESFEREDDVITLIWKP, encoded by the coding sequence ATGAACTCCATCGAGTCGATCGTCGAACGCAGCGAAGCGCCGGGCGATCGCCCGCGCGAAGAACTCGACGTGAGAACGATGGGGCCGCCGAACCCGCTCGCGAAGACGCTCGAGTTACTCCCAGAACTGGCAGAAAACACCGTCCTCGTCCAACGAAACGATCGGGTCCCACAGTTTCTGCTCCCGAAACTCGACGACCGCGGGTACGCCTACGAATCGTTCGAACGCGAGGATGACGTCATCACGCTCATCTGGAAACCCTGA